Proteins encoded by one window of Pseudorca crassidens isolate mPseCra1 chromosome 3, mPseCra1.hap1, whole genome shotgun sequence:
- the LOC137220621 gene encoding glycine cleavage system H protein, mitochondrial-like — MALRAARSVPAVVCSLRAISVPNMPCPPWPWGLRVGAGGALRTSPALLSVRKFTDKHEWVTTENGVGTVGISDFAQEALGDVVYCRLPEAGTKLNKRGIWCLENVKAANELHSPLSGEVTEINEALAENPGLINKSCYEDGWLIKMTLSNPSELDELMSEEAYEKYIKSIEE; from the coding sequence ATGGCTCTGCGAGCAGCGCGGAGTGTGCCAGCCGTGGTCTGCAGCCTGCGCGCCATCTCTGTGCCCAACATGCCCTGCCCGCCGTGGCCCTGGGGACTGAGGGTGGGCGCCGGCGGGGCGCTGCGCACCAGCCCCGCTCTGCTGTCGGTGCGTAAATTCACAGACAAACATGAATGGGTAACAACAGAAAACGGTGTTGGAACAGTGGGAATCAGCGATTTTGCACAGGAAGCTTTGGGAGATGTTGTTTACTGTAGGCTGCCTGAAGCTGGGACAAAATTGAACAAACGAGGAATTTGGTGTTTGGAAAATGTGAAAGCTGCTAATGAACTCCATTCTCCTCTATCAGGAGAAGTAACTGAAATTAATGAAGCTCTAGCAGAAAATCCAGGACTTATCAATAAATCTTGTTATGAAGATGGTTGGCTGATCAAGATGACACTGAGTAACCCTTCAGAACTAGATGAACTAATGAGTGAAGAAGCATatgagaaatacataaaatctatTGAGGAGTGA